A stretch of the Onychomys torridus chromosome 23, mOncTor1.1, whole genome shotgun sequence genome encodes the following:
- the Cops7b gene encoding COP9 signalosome complex subunit 7b isoform X3, translated as MRNLRELEDLIIEAVYTDIIQGKLDQRNQLLEVDFCIGRDIQKKDINNIVKTLHEWCDGCEAVLLGIEQQVMRANQYKENHHRTQQQVEAEVSNIKKTLKATASSSAQEMEQQLAERECPPHTEQRQPTKKMSKVKGLVSSRH; from the exons ATGAGGAATCTCCGGGAACTAGAAGACCTTATCATTGAGGCTGTCTACACTGACATCATCCAGGGCAAGCTGGACCAGCGAAACCAGCTGCTGGAAGTGGATTTCTGCATTGGCCGTGATATCCAAAAGAAAGATATCAATAATATTGTCAAGACCTTGCATGAGTG GTGTGATGGCTGTGAGGCGGTTCTGTTGGGCATTGAGCAGCAAGTAATGAGAGCCAACCAGTACAAAGAGAACCACCACCGGACTCAGCagcaggtggaggcagag GTCAGCAACATCAAGAAGACACTCAAAGCAACAGCCTCCTCCTCAGCTCAGGAAATGGAGCAGCAGCTGGCTGAACGCGAGTGTCCCCCTCACACTGAGCAGAGGCAGCCTACTAAGAAGATGTCCAAAGTGAAAGGTCTGGTCTCCAGCCGCCACTAG